Within the Portunus trituberculatus isolate SZX2019 chromosome 26, ASM1759143v1, whole genome shotgun sequence genome, the region CTTCGCTCACTCAAGTCTacctggaaattctcccatcctACATCCCTTAACCTCCACTTTGTCCCCTTAGTGTTtgtactctttccttctcttccatacaGCTTACATTCCAGCACCAGCACATTATGGTCTGAGACAATGTCAATCGATCCATCTTCATCGATCCAGACGCGGTCAACAATctcacgcattctcccattcactagcatatagtcaatcgcagactcctgATTCCTAGCACACCACGTCAGTCGTCCTTCAGccaggttaaaatagtgaagactgtggccattaatcatctgacctctacagacccttcctaatgtcaataaaatggtccaatcgtacacaaatctcaaaataagtgtcccagtactgaaggggttaaaatagtgaagactggccattaatcatctgacctctgcagacccttccttatatcaataaaatggtctaattgtacacaaatctcaaggtaaaaatatgcccaagtactgaagggattaaaatagtgaagactggccattaatcaccTGACCtctacagacccttcctaatatcaataaaatggtccaatcatacacaaatctcaaaataaaagTGTAAGTAATAACTTACTAGTTTAGTCTATTTGTTGCGGGGGCGAGGTGCGAAACGCTATCACTGGCCTGCCCCCTCTAAACTGGGCCCAGGATGAACTACACTTAACCCGTTGGGGGCGGTAATAAACAGCTCCGAATGGTTCCAAGATTACTAGACTTGCAAAAACACATAGGTATACacaatataacaacaataaaagggaCACCTTGCACACCACCCGGCTCTCACCATGAGTCTCCCTCCAGAGCGAGTGAGGGCCAGACGAACACTAATCTCACCAACACTGGAGGCAGACTCATTGACGGTGCCGGGAAGCAGGTAGAGGGTGAAGCCAGGGCAGCAGAGGAGAGGCCAGTCCTTGGAGAGTCCAGGGAGTTCTCTGCCGTCTGGGTGTTGGTGAGGCTCGAGGTAGACTCGGTTAGGTGTTCACTGGGGCCTCGAGACGTGGAGTGACCGGAAGAAGCAGGGTTCTCGAGACATACGTGGCAGAGAGAAATGAGCGAAGTGTCGCTCGGGAGTGGCCAAACGATCCAGAACGAGGGGTGATGGTCAGGTGGTGTTCTGCCCTTTACAaagagtcccagtactgaagtggttaaaatagtgaagactggccattaatcatctgacctctacagacccttcctaatgtcaataaaatggtccaatcatacacaaatctcaaaataaaagtgtcccagtactgaaggggttaaaatagtgaagactggccattaatcatctgacctctgcagacccttcctaatatcaataaaatggtctaattgtacacaaatctcaaggtaaaaatgtgcccaagtactgaagggattaaaatagtgaagactgtagccattaatcttctgacctccatcccCAGCGAAACCGTGCATTCTCGGGCAAACTGGAGGTCAAGGCGTCCTCTTCCACCAGATACGCAACATTGAATTGAAACTTACACTGTGTtgtcatagagagagaataatctaaGCATCTATAGTGGAGAGAACGCCTTGAGCCGACATTTGTGTGGGAATACATGTTTTCGCTGGGGATGGCGCTGGATAGTTCTGCTATGCTACTCagagtctgtctctctgtcatttatgctctctctctctctctctctctctctctcaggaggtaTACAGATTGCTTTAGGTGATGAAAAGTAACATATTTGAGAGGCATGGCATTACTCCTGGGTGTGTTCATCTGTTTTAACTCATTTTGTTAACATGTACTACTGAAGACAACTTGCTTTCATCTATACACATTCCCTCATCTCAGGGCagttcctcttctgcttcttcttcctacatAACCAAGAGTGCTGAGTGACTGTGGCATCCCTGTCTTTCCTGCTCTTAGCTAACACTGCCTCtgctacactaccactacattGGCTACATTTCTTTTGTAAGCCTGGCTAccttcactgctgctgctggtgacacacacacacacacacatgcccagtagctcagtggttagagcactggcttcacaagccagaggaccagggttcagttccccggctgggtggagatatttgggtgtgtctcctttcacgtgtagcccctgttcacctagcagtgagtaggtacgggatgtaaatcgaggagttgtgaccttgttgtcccggtgtgtgttgtgtgcctggtctcaggcctatccgaagatcggaaataatgagctctgagctcgttccatagggtaacgtctggctgtctcgtcagagactgcagcagatcaaacaatgaaacacacacacacacacacacacacatgctgatGGATTACATAACTCTGCATTTTAGCAACAAAAGTTTATTCCAACACTTGAGTACAAAGcagcaacacacaaacactagtCACTccaactccctcacacacaccaccaccaccatatccacACCTAATCCCCCTCCATCCCCACCCCACTCTCCCACACTGCTAGGTGTGTCTGGCAACACCACTCTTGCTGCAGAAACactgccacaaacaccacaccagtACTTCCTTACCCCAGTGTGGGTGAGGATGTGTTTGTTAAGATTACACCTCAGGATAAACCTGGTGGccagtcaccacaccacacccccacAAGTCACTACTGGTATTGCCAGCTGGTGTGTGGCATTAACCTTGTGGccagtcaccacaccacaccacacccacaagtCACTACTGGTATTGCCAGTTGGTGTGTGGCAGTAACCTTGTGGccagtcaccacaccacaccacacccacaagtCACTACTGGTATTGCCAGCTGGTGTGTGGAAGTAACCTTGTGGCCAGTCACCACACCAccccacatcacaccacaagTCACTACTGGTATTGCCAGCTGGTGTGTGGCAGTAACCTTATGGccagtcaccacaccacacccacaagtCACTATTTGTGGCTTGGCTTCTGGCAGTCTGCCGCCCGGCTGGCCATTGCTTGCGCTGCGCCTTcctgtcactgtgtgtgttttcttgaggAGGTTCCTTGTTCCTTGTGTGGCTTTGGTCTGGCACCAAGGATGTTACTTGccacatttcttctctttgatGGCTGATCCTCTGCTGCACTTTGTCTTTCCAAGGTGGCTCAGAGCAGATCCTCCTGtgtctgtttccttctctcttcctacacTCAGGGTGAGCCTAGTTTATACAAGCCCCAGTGTGGCTCAGGATGTGTGTGTCAAGATTACCTCATCGGGGAAATCTCTGCCCACACTCCACccactggaactttctctcccacttttttctgattttcttttgttggtcCTTTGCAAGATGCAATGGACCTCAAACCTGGGGTGTATAATTGCACCTTGAGCACTGTGAGCACTGTATCCGAGGGCTCTCTTCAGGATGGTGACAGTTCCCTTGATTGGTGCTAATTGTACCTCCACTGGATAGGGATTCATCTTTATCTATGTAGCTCTTTTCTAGTTCTTCTCTGAATCTCCCAGCTCTTCcagtttcctccatctctccaccccGAGAAGCTGTTCTCTTTTGGTGAAGTTTTCTCCAGTCTTTCTTGTTATGTTTGTAGCCGGCACTTGttcattttgttctctttcctccagaATGTCTCCTCCCAGTGTGGGTCAGCATGTGTGTATCTAGATGACCTTTCCTGGCAAAccttttcccacactccaggcactggaactttctctccccagtgtgggtcaggatgtgtcTGTCAAGGGTACCTTTCTTtgtaaatcttttcccacactccaggcactggaactttctctccccagtgtgggtcaggatgtgtcTGTCAAGGGTACCTTTCACggtaaatcttttcccacactccaggcactggaactttctctccccagtgtgggtcaggatgtgtcTGTCAAGGGTACCTTTCAgggtaaatcttttcccacactccaggcactggaactttctctccccagtgtgggtcaggatgtgttTGTCAAGACTACTTTTCAGGataaatcttttcccacactccaggcactggaactttctctccccagtgtgggtcaggatgtgtgtgtcaAGACCAAATTTCCTGGTAAACCTTTTaccacactccaggcactggaactttctctccccagtgtgggtcaggatgtgtcTGTCAAGACTACTTTTCAGGataaatcttttcccacactccaggcactgaaactttctctccccagtgtgggtcaggatgtgtcTGTCAAGGGTACCTTTCTGGGTAAATCTTTTCCAACACTCCcggcactggaactttctctccccagtgtgggtcaggatgtgtgtgtcaAGACGACCTTTCAgggtaaatcttttcccacactccaggcattggaactttctctccccagtgtgggtcaggatgtgtcTGTCAAGATTACTTTTCAgggtaaatcttttcccacactccaggcactggaactttctctccccagtgtgggtcaggataTGTTTGTTAAGATAACTTTTGAAGataaatcttttcccacactccaggcactggaactttctctccccagtgtgggtcaggataTGTTTGTTAAGATCACTTTTCAAGGTAAATCTTTTTCCACACTTCAAGCACTGGAAgtttctctccccagtgtgggtcaggatgtgtcTGGAAACACCACTCTTCTGGGCAAATGTCTTCCCACAGTAGTCACAAGTATAGGTCCTGCCGCCAGTGTGATCAGTGGGGCCACTCTTGCCAGCATGGGAGAGGATGTGTCTGGCAATGGCAGCCTTGGTGGAGCACACTTTCCTGCATTGGTCACAAGTGTAGGTCCTGCCACCAGTGTGATCAGTGGGGCCACTCTTGCCGGCATGGGAGAGGATGTGTCTAGCAATGGCAGCCTTGGTGGAGCACACTTTCCCGCAGTGGTCACAAGTGTAGGTCCTGCCGCCAGTGTGTTCAGTGGGGCCACTCTTGCCTCTCAGCCTTGTCTTGGCGGCATGGGAGAGGACGTGTCTGGCAATGGCAGCCTTGGTGGAGCACACTTTCCCGCAGTGGTCACAAGTGTAGGTCATGCCTGGGGTCATCCACTGCTCCTGGCTGTTCCTCctgatgctgttgctgctgctgcctggccTCACACCCTCCATTGCAACACTGCTCCTGGCTGTGGCTGGTCCTGGAGGAACCCTGGGGCTGCACCGAGGATGCACGGAGGGAGTCCCGTCGCTGTACGCCGACCTGGCACCTGTAACAGAGGAGGCCGTCACCACACAGGCAGCGAGGGGCTTCCTGCCtcagcctgacacacacacacacacacacacacacaacagtctCCACAGACAAGATACATCTGCAAGCTCCTAAACCACCACAGTGGCCAGGCTGTCAGCTAATGGTGTGCTCCTAAACCACCACAGTGGCCAGGCTGTCAGCTAATGGTGTGCTCCTAAACCACCACAGTGGCTTGGCCCtttcacactggcctatgatacgtggGACGAGAaacatccgctccagatagctggaacttgcccgggattagtggaaccaagttgggatggcttcatatccatcccggttcctcgtatgctatcccaatcaaaaagtaaacatgaaataTGCTATAAAAAACCTATCActtcatttaaaaaaaacaaatttttatattgaaatattatataatatttcatcaatgtagaaagatgaaatatggatatcatgtcgatagtttgttCTCATAACATGGGCCATGCTTTGCTTCCTGACCTACACCTGACCTACCTGCAGAGGAAGTACCATGGCAGAAAGAACAAAATTCCAGTGGTGTAGAAACGCTGAGATGCAGCTGGTGGATAGAGTCTGGCCAAACAGATCTCTGGGATCACAGAGACGAGAAATTTTGAAAGAGAGTATACAAGAGGAAGATATTCGAGGAAATAACCACACAGCTCCGGGAGGACTTCCCAGCACTGCATGATGTTACTACAGGTAATTTCCATTAAGCAATATATAAGTAGTAAAATAATATATGTCTTAGCAGTACAattattgatcttttttttttctcaggtaTGCTAGGAATCTGGATCAGGTTTGGTCCAAACACAGTAGATACTGAATGGAAGAACTTCCTTGGGACCTCTGTGTACTATacagatttttacattatttattgAAAAGTATTCATAATGAGATTTTGTCATTAAATTTGGCATTTATGCTATAGCTAGTCACACTAattgaataacttttttttactaacttaatctaatctaaacAATTTAACATAAACTAGTCCAATATAATCTAAAAAACAACTTCATGTAAACTAATTTGACGTAATTGAACATAAACAACTTCatgtaaactaacctaacttaacctgacatacttaacttatcctaacctaaacaACCCATGGGAATCAATAAGATGGGAGacggagtagaactggagaaagtaaaaaaggaaaaggacttgggagtgatgatggaagaaaacaatcaaccggtaagccatattgatagaatttgcAGAGACATAATTTTACTTCAGCAAATCACTATTCTGCTGAAGTGCGCTTTCCCATGAGATACGCCAGGTCACCCCACGCCACCAGTTGCTTTGGTAATATCACGCTTTCCAGACGTTTGTCCTGCCTCTTTCGCTTGGGATTGACCTTTTTCCTGTTTCACGGGAAAATTCTGGTCACACGGGTTCCAGTGGCCATTTCTACCCGTTATCTGATTGCGGAGCGGGTTGGTGCTCACATTTCACCCAGTTAAGTGTTATTCTGCTGGGTTGAGGGGTGGCAGTGCCCCACCAACATGGCTTCTGTTGACAAAGGCTCCCAGTCGGGGAGACATGCTTCTGGCACCAAAGACAGATCCTCTTACGGAGGAAGTTCAAGTAGTTCTTCTGAAAGAACTAAGCACAGGGGCTCTTCTTCACACCGAGAGAGCTCGAAACGCAGCTGTACCTCTGCCATGAGGGATGATCGAGGACAAGAATGCCGCCTCCTCCCACACCCTGTACCTCACCGAATGATGCTAACTCCCCTCCCTGGGCAATAATGTTTGAGGCTATATCTGAGCTATGTGATGAAATCAATGAATTGAAGGACAAGGATAAGTCTGCCTACGACGAACAGCAAGGCATGTTGGGTGCCGATGCAGCCCCAAGAGGCTGTGAGGGGAGTCAAGGTGACgccaacaccagcaacaatgCTTCACATTGCCATGAACGTGTGGTAGCAAGtcctctctctcagtacttaCGGATTCTACAGTCGGCTTCTCTGGTTTTAATGCTGGTAGGGATTAGGACGAAGATAGTGAAATTCACGATGAACCGAGTATTGGCAGCACACTCCTGCATAGTGCAAAAACATACGGGCCTTTGGAAGACATTTCAGAAGACATGGAGCTGCCAGTGGTTGATATGGTGAATTATCTATTTGACCATGGCATGCGTGAAGAAGAATACAAGCAGATTGTGGAGGATGAAGACACCAAGAGGCCCAGCAACTGCCATGCACTAACCCCAGTTGTCTGCAACGCACAGATCTTTGATGCTCTCAAGATTGAAGCAAAAAAGACTGATTCTCATATGAAAGAAGTCAGCAAGGACATTCTGATGGGTGCCACTATCATCATAAAGTCTCTCACTGCTCTAGACAAAATTGCATAAGATGAAGGTCACGTAGGGGTTGCCCAGGAAGTGGGTATGATAAATGAAGCTTCTGTTTCATCTGTGGTAAAAATGTCATATCTCTATCTGCAATAGTAACAGCTAGAGGGCATGAGATGTCAGTATTATCAATAGACAAAATGTAGAGAGTTTTAAACTTTAAATTGCtcctcctgaaaaaaaaatcacaattttTGAGTTGTGCCACTCTTCTGGCAAAGgagcgatatatatatatatatatatatatatatatatatatatatatatatatatatatatatatatatatatatatatatatatatatatatatatatatatatatatatatatatatatatatatatatatatatatattatgtatatatatacacatttatatatatatatatatatatatatatatatatatatatatatatatatatatatatatatatatatatatatatatatatatatatatatatatatatatatatatatatatatatatatatatatatatatatatatatatatatatatatatatatatatatatatatatatatatatatatatatatatatatatatatatatatatatatatatatatatatatatatatatatatatatatatatatatatatatatatatatatatatatatatatatatatatatatatatatatatatatatatatatatatatatatatatatatatatatatatatatatatatatatatatatatatatatatatatatatatatatatatatatatatacaggcaagccccgtttaacgaaggttcacacaacgaaatttcgctacaacaaaggtttaattttactaccatctgctcgtttaaagaacaccaaactcgctttaacgaagttttatccaggtaatttttttccaaatttgaaagcctcaccatatcacgcaagctgacaggcttttgaatacaccaggagctgctggtactaaggcctgccacAGGAAAAAATCCtgtgacacctatagaataaagatcaagatcaagcctctcgtggacaacacgcgcaacactcactccccagtcaaaacataacagcatcagcagcagcttgtcttccctagctcaacttacaaccaaaacgccctgcaattggcctagtgttcgtaagaagaccaggaagtctcttactctccaaatgaagctagatattattcacagacacgagagaggccagaaaactatagcagtgctggccaccatcttgactccatattatactgtcaaTATTtccaagtcagcagactctattaagaaggctggtgaggccGTATCTTCCtagcaagctaaaagaaccacctgaactcgtgactctacaatggataaaatggaaagccttgtggaaatgtggtacataagttttgtatgcagtacaatgatgcgcagtttgtttacattccacaggttgccggttagtgtctttcccgtttcactcttcctcctttcataaagttaagatcaacattataaagttacgtcaaTAAACactttagtgtacattataatgacttaaattaaactacctaaatgtttaacttcataatttttactttcattaaacattttactgtactatgatgcactctcgctttgcttactctcaatggaagttcagatcagggattaaacttgttataatcggttcgcttaatgaaggtttttttaggaacatagccccttcgttaagcggggcttgcctgtatatatatatatatatatatatatatatatatatatatatatatatatatatatatatatatattgtgagggccaccgcattatttcccatttatttaattacattatatgtgtagcctctgcTGCCCAAGTGCGGGCTGTCGCTGTTCGCTGTGCggccaaccaccctctctttgtttccaccattttgttgtgTCTGCGAGCCTCGCCtcagtaaccagccagtcttcagcggaggtagacacgtgcgctcttggtttctggcacagggtggagacacgtgttgctgggctgttctgggtgctcaccagtctcggtctgggagttgtgccctcctttttgagtagctggtttgctgctggttaggccgtgacggtgtggagcaacgggcttgttgttccaAGGAAAGTGTAGCAGGgttggctgcatttcctgtgttttttgcGTTCGTCCCCTCTGGtgagtggcgacgcggagagacacgttaCTGTCTCGTCCTGATTGTCGTTTTgtaggtggccgtggtcaccagtgtggtttggtgggcggctgtgtgcccccaccattgttggtgtagtatcagtagtatactgtttatagtctcaaggtagccttcagcggagatagacacgcactctcgtcggtctggcacagtgtggggagattcgtgttgctgggcttctcttgttgctcattagtcatcggtctgggagttgtgccctcccttgagtagctggcttgttactcggtagaccgtggctgtgtagaacaacgggcttgttgttctgagaaaatgttgccggttggggctgcatttctcgtgtgTTCGTCCACTTGGGTGTGGCGACGTGGAGGgacgtgttattgtttcgtcctgtttttgctgttggtggttgtagtcaccagtggggtttggtgggcggctgtgtgcccccacactcttttgtatagtttcagtagtatactgtattgtagtggtagtagccacgcacactattgaaggctgagaggcttcatgtcggccagtggtgcgtagttgtcgtctaccagacttgtctgtgacgagtatctggactccgtgtatagctgTTTTCACCTGTatgtggtgtctgggcttgtgtgtacaccaccggatgtgctgtacacatcatatattgcagtagtagtaggctagggatgtcagtctgacaggtgttaggaagcacttgtcgtaataggatagtatagtaatatactgtgcgtgttgtcacagtctgtggacaaggcgtgcggagaggcattaatacttcatagagaagtgggtggaattgtccttgtgggtggTTTCtgtagggggtattaaggcctcgccctgttacacataacatctaccatttataaattctacttggttgggtacaggaggagaaggagttgctgaggagattcccttacagtgggggaaattatacactgttggcgaccttgaaagaacctgagggttacggcggctgtgagttatagtagtggggactctgtggagtgttttataatccccactgtactgactgCAACAAAGCTGGGGATTtggccagaataacactctagtgagctgtagcagttaaccgcagcgtacgtaacaatatatgtatatatgtatatatgtatatatatatatatatatatatatatatatatatatatatatatatatatatatatattgtgaggggcacCGCATTATTTCCCGTTTATTTAACTATATTATACGcgtagcctatggccacccagcttgggcccctcgggctgttctgtttgagcagacaacccgcctccctctccctgcttctcgtTGCGAGTGGGACTCAGTACAGAGTTAGCCTTCAGTGGAGATACGAGTAGATACccctctcgtcggtctggcacagtgagagagacgcgTGTTGGCTGGGCTTTCGAAGTACTCGCtagtctgggagttgtgccctcctgttgagtagctggcttgttactcggtagaccgtggctgtgtagaacaacgggcttgttgttcggAGAAAGTGTGGCTGGTTgtggctgcatttctcgtgcgttcgtccactcgggtgtggcaacgcagagagacacgctttgtctcgtcctgtttgttttgttggtggctgtgatcaccagtgtgtttggtgggcggctgtgtggcccaaccatctgttgtgtagtagcagtagtatactgtatatagtaccggccagtcttcagcggagttaacacgtacgttctcggcacagtaagagacacgtgtggctggactgtgcgttaccagtactcattagtcatcggtctgggagttgtgccctcctgttgagtagctggcttgctactgggtagaccgtgactgttagagcaatgggcttgttgctctaggagaggtgtagtaagtttggctaCATTTCCtattgtgcgttcgtccactcgggtgggGGCGCGGAGGGGAGAGACACTTTGTcttgtcctgtttgttttgttggtggtcgtggtcaccagtggggtttggtgggcggctgtgtgcccccaccatcttttgtatagtttcagtagtatactgtattgtagtggtagtagccacgcacactattgaaggctgagaggcttcatgtcagccagtggtgcgtagttgtcgtccaccagacttgtctgtgacgagtatctggactccgtgtatagctgttgtcacccgtaggtggtgtctgggcttgtgtgtacaccaccggatgtgctgtacacatcatatattgtagtagtgtaggctaggggtgtcagtctgacaggtgttaagaAGCACTTGTAgtaagatagtatagtaatataccgcGTGggttgttccggtctgtgagttatcacagtctgtggacaaggcgtgcagagaggcattaatacttcatagagaagtgggtggaattgtccttgtgggcggtttctctagggggtattaaggcctcgccctgttacacataacatctaccatttataaattctacttggttgggtacaggaggagaaggagttgctgaggagattcccttacagtgggggaaattatacactgttgggcgaccttgaaagaacctgagggttacggcggctgtgagttatagtagtggggactctgtggagtgttttataatccccactgtactgactgtaacaaagttggcgattttgccagaataacactctagtgagctgtagcagttaaccgcagctgtgtggcgtacgtaacaatatatatacagtaaagtcccgggttatgtcggtctcgagtta harbors:
- the LOC123509092 gene encoding gastrula zinc finger protein XlCGF57.1-like isoform X1; the protein is MEGVRPGSSSNSIRRNSQEQWMTPGMTYTCDHCGKVCSTKAAIARHVLSHAAKTRLRGKSGPTEHTGGRTYTCDHCGKVCSTKAAIARHILSHAGKSGPTDHTGGRTYTCDQCRKVCSTKAAIARHILSHAGKSGPTDHTGGRTYTCDYCGKTFAQKSGVSRHILTHTGERNFQCLKCGKRFTLKSDLNKHILTHTGERKFQCLECGKRFIFKSYLNKHILTHTGERKFQCLECGKRFTLKSNLDRHILTHTGERKFQCLECGKRFTLKGRLDTHILTHTGERKFQCRECWKRFTQKGTLDRHILTHTGERKFQCLECGKRFILKSSLDRHILTHTGERKFQCLECGKRFTRKFGLDTHILTHTGERKFQCLECGKRFILKSSLDKHILTHTGERKFQCLECGKRFTLKGTLDRHILTHTGERKFQCLECGKRFTVKGTLDRHILTHTGERKFQCLECGKRFTKKGTLDRHILTHTGERKFQCLECGKRFARKGHLDTHMLTHTGRRHSGGKRTK